A stretch of Cyanobacterium sp. HL-69 DNA encodes these proteins:
- a CDS encoding YebC, whose translation MAGHSKWANIKRQKARVDAKKGKTFTQLSRAIIVAARNGIADIDGNFQLRTAVEKAKAAGIPNDNIERAIAKGAGTYNDGEANLEEIRYEGYGIGGVAVLIEALTDNRNRTAADVREAFSKNGGNLGETGCVSWMFDHKGVVLLEGEIDEDKLLEVSLEADAQSYEIIDEEDYQGAEIFTEVANLENLNQQLRDNFLVKEAELRWIPNNFVEINDPEQTKYLLRLMDALESLDDIQNVTANFELIDDE comes from the coding sequence ATGGCAGGGCATAGTAAGTGGGCAAATATCAAAAGACAAAAGGCAAGGGTAGATGCAAAAAAGGGTAAGACTTTTACCCAACTTTCTCGGGCGATTATTGTGGCAGCCCGTAACGGCATTGCTGATATTGATGGTAATTTTCAGCTACGCACGGCGGTAGAAAAAGCCAAGGCAGCAGGGATACCTAATGATAACATTGAAAGGGCGATCGCCAAGGGTGCTGGTACTTATAATGATGGCGAAGCCAACCTAGAGGAAATCCGCTACGAAGGGTATGGCATTGGGGGCGTTGCGGTACTAATTGAAGCCCTAACCGATAATCGTAATCGCACCGCAGCGGATGTGAGAGAAGCCTTTAGTAAAAACGGGGGCAACTTAGGGGAAACGGGTTGTGTGAGTTGGATGTTTGACCATAAAGGGGTGGTACTATTGGAAGGAGAAATTGACGAGGATAAACTATTAGAAGTATCCCTCGAAGCTGATGCCCAAAGTTATGAAATCATTGACGAGGAAGATTATCAAGGGGCAGAAATTTTTACTGAAGTAGCTAATTTAGAAAATCTTAATCAACAATTAAGGGATAATTTTTTAGTCAAAGAAGCAGAATTACGTTGGATACCTAATAATTTTGTAGAGATAAATGATCCCGAACAAACGAAATATTTATTAAGATTAATGGATGCTTTAGAATCCCTAGATGATATCCAAAATGTGACCGCTAATTTTGAATTAATTGATGATGAATAA
- the tyrS gene encoding tyrosyl-tRNA synthetase TyrS: protein MTTDNFLWLHRGVSDVFPNQPDSDSMDDNLEQLCLKSSNPLRVKLGIDPTGTDLHLGHSIPFRKLRAFQDQGHTAVVIIGDFTAQIGDPTGKDKVRKQLTPQQVKENAETYLNQLRPILDFDTSGRLEIRYNSEWLSGLDLGKIQELLATMTVQQMLAKEGFNNRYTQETPIYLHEFLYPLMQGYDSVAVDADVELGGTDQKFNIAVGRDLQKYFGKKPQFGVLLPILIGTDGEQKMSKSLNNYVGLKEDALSMYSKLEKTPDSLLQNYFELLTDLSLSDIPENPREAQKMLAVEIVAQYHGRESALAAQKTAVDLVKQQNMANAEAVPEFSLSSVEFPAKLFYILNAAGLVSSSGDGRRQIQGGSVRLEGDRISDPNLTVENSQDLENKILQVGKKKFIRLVK, encoded by the coding sequence ATGACGACTGATAATTTTTTGTGGTTACATCGGGGGGTTAGTGATGTTTTTCCTAATCAACCTGATTCTGATTCTATGGATGATAATTTAGAACAATTATGTTTAAAATCTAGTAATCCTTTGCGGGTAAAATTAGGGATTGATCCCACAGGAACGGATCTACACTTAGGACATAGTATCCCTTTTCGTAAGTTAAGGGCTTTTCAAGATCAAGGACATACCGCCGTTGTAATTATAGGGGATTTTACCGCTCAAATTGGAGATCCTACGGGAAAAGATAAGGTAAGAAAGCAGTTAACTCCTCAGCAGGTGAAGGAAAATGCGGAAACTTACCTCAATCAATTACGCCCTATCCTTGATTTTGATACTTCCGGGCGTTTGGAGATTCGTTACAATTCGGAGTGGCTTTCTGGCCTTGATTTGGGCAAAATTCAAGAGCTTTTGGCTACTATGACGGTACAGCAGATGTTGGCAAAAGAGGGTTTTAATAATCGTTATACCCAAGAAACTCCTATCTATCTCCATGAGTTTTTATATCCTTTGATGCAGGGTTATGATTCTGTGGCGGTGGATGCGGATGTGGAATTGGGGGGTACTGATCAAAAGTTTAACATTGCAGTGGGTCGCGATTTGCAAAAATATTTTGGTAAAAAACCTCAGTTTGGGGTACTTTTACCGATTTTAATTGGTACGGATGGGGAGCAAAAGATGTCTAAATCTTTAAATAATTATGTGGGTTTAAAGGAGGATGCTTTATCGATGTATTCTAAGTTGGAAAAAACCCCTGATTCTTTGTTACAAAATTATTTTGAGTTGTTGACAGATTTATCTTTGAGTGATATTCCAGAAAATCCACGGGAGGCACAAAAAATGTTGGCGGTGGAAATTGTGGCTCAATATCACGGCAGGGAGTCGGCTTTAGCGGCTCAAAAAACGGCAGTGGACTTGGTAAAACAGCAAAATATGGCGAACGCCGAAGCAGTGCCTGAGTTTTCCCTTAGTTCGGTAGAATTCCCTGCTAAGTTGTTTTATATCCTTAATGCTGCTGGGTTGGTAAGTAGTAGCGGTGATGGTAGAAGACAGATTCAGGGGGGTAGTGTACGCCTAGAGGGCGATCGCATTTCTGACCCTAATTTAACAGTAGAAAATAGCCAAGATTTGGAAAACAAAATTTTACAAGTAGGTAAGAAAAAGTTTATTCGTTTAGTTAAATAA
- the pgsA-2 gene encoding poly-gamma-glutamate synthesis protein (capsule biosynthesis protein), which yields MIKKFSFICIALLFSSFSSNVKAESVKPNINQTDVFAQNPKKNLAPIPLDSTKADNFIDIRGMGDSGMALTYRQPPSPDSNLGDGLPANFGVRLDGLDATGKSYRGDLSFLNWESVVGIRCNTFRGTPNQNSFTFVSHPENLAQAYEKGFNLIGLANNHSWDCPRGENGLDGALMTASQMANLTQNLEANWLWHGVGKPQEKNVAVVQTMEIKGRSVRVAFASLYLGGACNNITCISDRDAILRSLRDAHADIRILSLHSWNNQTQQQLVNLGSSFIREYNGDIVFGHGPHVWRPVTIVNKPSEKQGIMFQSLGNFIHPNLRARGQDMIGRVLIDADTFEIRQVQGIPLRVNSASATFEGSPNPSTIPTSNFTWQPINSPEWQEDVSPHIRGVYVNLPY from the coding sequence ATGATTAAAAAATTTTCTTTTATCTGTATTGCTTTATTATTTAGTAGCTTTAGTAGTAACGTAAAAGCAGAGTCTGTCAAACCCAATATCAATCAAACCGATGTATTCGCTCAAAATCCCAAAAAAAATCTTGCCCCCATACCCCTAGATAGTACAAAAGCAGATAATTTTATCGATATAAGAGGCATGGGAGACTCTGGCATGGCATTAACCTATCGTCAACCCCCTTCCCCCGACAGTAACTTAGGGGATGGACTACCAGCCAATTTTGGAGTAAGATTAGATGGTCTTGATGCCACAGGGAAATCTTACCGAGGAGATTTATCTTTTCTCAATTGGGAAAGTGTGGTAGGCATTCGCTGTAATACTTTTAGGGGTACTCCTAACCAAAATTCTTTTACCTTCGTATCCCATCCAGAAAACCTTGCCCAAGCCTATGAGAAAGGCTTTAATTTAATTGGTTTAGCTAATAATCATAGTTGGGATTGCCCAAGGGGAGAAAACGGTTTGGATGGGGCATTAATGACGGCTTCTCAGATGGCAAATTTAACTCAAAACCTCGAGGCTAATTGGTTATGGCATGGGGTGGGCAAACCCCAAGAGAAAAATGTGGCGGTGGTGCAAACCATGGAGATAAAAGGGCGTAGTGTGAGGGTTGCTTTTGCTAGTTTATACTTGGGGGGAGCTTGTAATAATATTACCTGTATTAGTGATCGAGACGCTATATTGCGATCGCTCCGAGATGCCCATGCAGACATCAGAATTTTATCCCTTCACAGTTGGAATAATCAAACCCAACAACAATTAGTTAACCTAGGAAGCAGCTTTATCCGTGAGTATAACGGAGATATAGTCTTTGGTCATGGCCCCCATGTATGGCGCCCCGTCACCATCGTAAACAAACCATCAGAAAAACAGGGAATCATGTTTCAAAGTTTAGGAAACTTCATTCACCCCAACCTTCGGGCAAGGGGACAAGATATGATAGGGAGAGTTTTGATAGATGCTGATACTTTTGAAATCAGACAAGTGCAGGGAATACCGTTACGGGTAAATAGTGCATCTGCCACCTTTGAAGGCTCACCAAATCCCTCTACTATACCTACCAGTAACTTTACTTGGCAACCTATTAATAGCCCTGAATGGCAAGAAGATGTCAGCCCTCACATTAGGGGAGTATATGTCAATTTACCTTATTAA
- the pspH gene encoding 3-phosphoserine phosphatase Psp translates to MTTRVIIVRHGQSSYNAQRMIQGRCDESVITEKGRKQAELLGQTLSKVNFAGFYSSPLQRATETANIIREANEHNPSLTVLEKLKEINLPLWEKWKKEDVKQQFPEEYKTWKEKPHELKMEVDGKEFYPVLNLYAQAQEFWRVIIPKHQGETIFIAAHNGINRCLLMSALGIPASHYHSIQQSNCCINVLNFTGNFGDPVQLESLNQTAHLGTPIPDFRPQEGAVLRLLLVRHGETEWNRMSRFQGVKDIPLNENGKKQAQKAGEFLKDVSIDFGVTSPLSRPKETAEIILQHHPDVNLSTKKDLEEISHGLWEGKLEAEIEADYPGLLQEWKDKPETVQMPEGENLQQVWDRAIEAWQEVVRENLDASQSKTGIVVAHDAINKVIICYLLGLQASNFWNIKQGNGAVTVVDYPQGVDGMPVLQAVNLTNHLGGVFDQTAAGAL, encoded by the coding sequence ATGACTACTCGTGTAATCATAGTTCGTCATGGGCAAAGTAGCTACAATGCACAAAGGATGATTCAGGGGCGCTGTGATGAATCAGTCATCACAGAAAAAGGACGTAAACAAGCTGAATTACTAGGACAAACTCTTAGTAAAGTTAATTTTGCCGGTTTTTATAGTAGCCCCCTCCAAAGAGCAACCGAAACCGCTAATATTATTAGGGAAGCCAATGAACATAATCCCAGTTTGACTGTATTAGAAAAATTAAAAGAGATTAATCTACCCCTTTGGGAAAAATGGAAAAAGGAAGATGTTAAACAACAATTTCCCGAAGAATATAAAACTTGGAAAGAAAAACCCCATGAGTTGAAAATGGAGGTTGATGGGAAGGAGTTTTATCCTGTATTGAATTTATATGCTCAAGCCCAAGAATTTTGGCGAGTGATTATTCCCAAGCATCAAGGAGAAACTATTTTTATTGCGGCACATAATGGCATTAACCGTTGTTTATTAATGAGTGCCTTGGGTATTCCTGCTAGTCATTATCACAGTATTCAGCAGTCTAATTGTTGTATTAATGTTCTTAATTTTACAGGTAATTTTGGAGATCCTGTTCAATTAGAATCTTTAAATCAAACTGCCCATTTGGGTACTCCTATTCCTGATTTTCGTCCCCAAGAAGGTGCGGTTTTACGTTTGTTGTTGGTACGTCATGGGGAAACGGAATGGAATAGAATGTCTCGTTTCCAAGGGGTTAAGGATATTCCTCTTAATGAGAATGGTAAAAAACAAGCCCAAAAAGCTGGGGAGTTTCTCAAGGATGTATCCATTGATTTTGGGGTGACTAGCCCTCTTTCTCGCCCCAAGGAAACTGCGGAAATTATTTTACAACACCACCCTGATGTTAATTTAAGTACTAAAAAAGATCTTGAGGAAATTTCCCATGGTTTATGGGAAGGAAAACTAGAAGCCGAAATTGAGGCGGATTATCCTGGCTTATTACAAGAGTGGAAGGATAAGCCTGAAACGGTGCAGATGCCTGAAGGAGAAAATTTACAACAGGTATGGGATAGGGCTATTGAGGCTTGGCAAGAAGTTGTTAGGGAAAATTTAGATGCTAGTCAGAGTAAGACAGGAATTGTCGTTGCCCATGATGCTATTAATAAGGTGATTATTTGTTATCTTTTGGGTTTACAGGCGAGTAATTTCTGGAATATTAAGCAGGGTAATGGCGCTGTGACGGTGGTGGATTATCCTCAAGGGGTTGATGGTATGCCTGTTTTACAGGCTGTTAATTTAACTAACCATTTGGGGGGTGTTTTTGATCAAACGGCGGCAGGGGCGCTGTAA
- the cbbR gene encoding transcriptional regulator of RuBisCO operon CbbR, with protein sequence MIHATLHQLEVFETVARLQSFTKAAEELSIKQPTVSSQIKQLTQTVGLPLFEQIGKQLYLTNAGEELLNTCHEIFARLDNFEMTVADLKGVKEGKLCLTVVTTGKYFVPRLLGSFCQLYPHVDISLQVTNHQQIHQRMLDNKDDLYILSKPPEDIDLERYAFLDNPLVVVAPKNHILSNQKNISLEELQPFPFILREIGSNTRKVIQKIFDDNKLNIQVRLELGSNEAIKQAIMGGLGLSVLSKHTLTSSCYEELCILDVKNFPIQESWYVTYLSGKKLSVVAKTFLDYLIAESINYTAEKQFNLAHTHG encoded by the coding sequence TTGATTCATGCAACCTTGCACCAATTAGAAGTCTTTGAAACCGTTGCCCGTTTGCAAAGTTTCACCAAGGCAGCCGAGGAATTGTCTATTAAACAACCAACGGTATCAAGTCAGATAAAACAGTTAACTCAAACGGTAGGATTACCATTATTTGAGCAAATAGGAAAACAACTTTATTTGACAAATGCTGGGGAAGAATTATTAAATACTTGCCATGAGATTTTTGCAAGACTTGATAATTTTGAGATGACAGTGGCTGATTTAAAGGGTGTAAAGGAAGGAAAACTATGTTTAACAGTCGTTACCACAGGAAAATATTTTGTTCCTCGTTTATTAGGCTCTTTTTGCCAACTTTATCCTCATGTAGATATATCTTTACAAGTTACCAATCATCAACAAATCCATCAAAGAATGTTGGACAATAAAGATGATTTATATATCCTCAGTAAACCCCCTGAAGATATTGATTTGGAAAGATATGCTTTCTTAGATAATCCTCTGGTGGTGGTGGCTCCAAAAAATCATATTTTAAGCAATCAAAAAAATATTTCTTTAGAGGAATTACAACCTTTTCCTTTTATTTTAAGGGAGATTGGTTCTAATACTAGAAAGGTAATTCAAAAAATATTTGATGATAACAAATTGAATATTCAAGTACGCCTAGAATTAGGCAGTAATGAGGCTATTAAACAAGCTATTATGGGCGGTTTAGGGCTTTCAGTGCTTTCTAAGCATACTTTAACTTCTAGTTGTTATGAAGAATTATGTATTTTGGATGTGAAAAATTTTCCCATTCAAGAAAGTTGGTATGTCACCTATTTATCAGGCAAAAAACTATCAGTAGTAGCTAAAACTTTTTTAGATTATCTTATTGCTGAAAGCATTAATTATACTGCTGAAAAACAATTTAATTTAGCCCACACTCATGGTTAA
- the pheA2 gene encoding prephenate dehydratase PheA2, with protein MTKLIAHLGPNGTYSEVATLIYAQNIEEETGIKTQLVPYPNIAQTLLAVADGRADVGVVPVENSIQGIVSMTLDSLWELDGLQIQQGLTLPVVHNFLSRGNCLKGIKTVYSHPQALAQCQKWLDKHTPEARLVAANSTTEALQIVNHDPTSGAIASLRAAQLYDLPIKEANINDYPDNCTRFWVVSKDKKEDGDYVSLGFSFEKNKPGVLVKPLQIFAENNINLTRIESRPTKRSLGEYLFFIDLQKHKSKNEVKKALSDLSHHTKKLKIFGNYDVLNIDYSQCEKLSI; from the coding sequence ATGACAAAATTGATCGCACATTTAGGCCCTAACGGTACTTATTCTGAGGTTGCTACCTTAATTTATGCTCAAAATATAGAGGAAGAAACTGGAATAAAAACACAGTTAGTACCTTATCCCAACATTGCTCAAACTCTTTTGGCGGTGGCTGACGGGAGGGCAGATGTGGGAGTTGTGCCGGTGGAAAATTCTATCCAAGGCATTGTTTCTATGACTCTGGATAGTTTGTGGGAGTTGGATGGGTTACAGATTCAGCAGGGTTTGACTTTGCCTGTGGTGCATAATTTTTTGTCTCGGGGTAATTGTCTCAAGGGTATTAAAACTGTTTATTCCCATCCCCAAGCCCTTGCCCAGTGCCAAAAGTGGCTTGATAAACATACCCCTGAAGCTCGATTGGTGGCGGCTAATTCTACCACGGAAGCCTTACAAATAGTTAATCATGATCCCACTTCAGGGGCGATCGCCTCTTTGAGGGCTGCCCAACTCTATGATTTACCCATAAAAGAAGCCAATATCAACGATTATCCCGATAACTGTACTCGTTTTTGGGTGGTAAGTAAGGATAAAAAGGAAGATGGCGATTATGTATCCCTTGGTTTTTCCTTCGAGAAAAATAAGCCAGGGGTATTAGTAAAACCGTTACAAATTTTTGCGGAAAATAATATTAATTTAACTAGAATAGAGTCAAGACCTACAAAACGCTCTTTAGGAGAATATCTGTTTTTTATTGATTTACAGAAACATAAGTCTAAAAATGAAGTAAAAAAGGCTTTATCTGATTTATCACACCATACTAAAAAGTTGAAAATTTTTGGTAATTATGACGTTTTAAACATAGATTATTCTCAGTGTGAAAAGTTATCTATTTAA
- the petF-3 gene encoding ferredoxin has translation MSNSYKVHLVNEQLGIDTVIDVMPDEYILDAAERQGFNLPYSCRAGVCVSCTGKLTEGTVDHDYDFLKQKEIEAGFFLTCKAYATSNCTVITHQEDALLDL, from the coding sequence ATGTCCAACAGTTATAAAGTTCATTTAGTTAACGAACAATTAGGAATTGATACCGTCATTGATGTAATGCCAGACGAGTATATTTTGGATGCGGCGGAAAGACAAGGTTTTAATTTGCCCTATTCCTGTCGGGCTGGGGTGTGTGTAAGTTGTACTGGAAAGTTAACAGAAGGTACAGTTGATCATGATTATGACTTTTTAAAGCAAAAAGAAATTGAGGCAGGATTTTTCCTTACTTGTAAAGCCTATGCTACTTCTAATTGCACCGTGATAACCCATCAAGAAGATGCTTTATTAGATTTATAA
- a CDS encoding two-component signal transduction system response regulator yields the protein MANRTILVIDDSMVIRRTVKDMLPPGKFDVVEAKDGLQGMELLKTTKPQIIMLDFFLPKMSGWDVYQEIQKNPHFRAIPLLLMSGRKDEVTDKIPEPFEYFAFLEKPFDQKQLVQGIRDSMERSKKLAQVLQQSAPQKSSTATDSGDDADTAQLNARVAHLEAEVDKLKKQINQLVGFIKKKLS from the coding sequence GTGGCAAATCGTACAATTTTAGTCATTGATGACAGTATGGTAATTAGACGTACTGTAAAGGATATGTTACCTCCAGGAAAGTTTGATGTGGTTGAGGCAAAGGATGGTTTACAGGGTATGGAATTGTTAAAAACCACGAAGCCTCAAATAATTATGTTAGATTTTTTCTTACCTAAAATGAGTGGTTGGGATGTGTATCAAGAAATTCAAAAAAACCCTCATTTCAGAGCAATTCCTCTTTTGTTAATGTCTGGAAGAAAGGACGAAGTAACTGACAAAATTCCTGAACCTTTTGAATATTTTGCCTTTTTAGAAAAACCTTTCGACCAAAAACAGTTGGTACAAGGTATTCGGGATTCCATGGAAAGATCTAAAAAATTGGCTCAAGTATTGCAACAGTCAGCACCTCAAAAGTCTTCCACTGCAACGGATTCTGGGGATGATGCAGATACAGCCCAATTAAATGCACGAGTTGCCCATTTAGAAGCGGAAGTCGATAAGTTGAAAAAACAAATTAATCAGTTAGTAGGATTTATTAAGAAAAAATTAAGCTAA
- the tnp1-2 gene encoding group IS10 transposase has translation MNQVNLLRDSLKKHLPWHGARLNFLALFLMALIRVRTVDLTSLSLAFRTCAKPESSYKRLQRFFANFNLDLSLIAKTIVSLMNIPQPWVLSIDRTQWCFGSTCFNIFVLGIVHKGVAFPITWTMLEKKGNSNSCERMDLLDQFWEIFPTAQVSYICGDREFIGKEWLTYLMIEPQIPFRLRIKADHKIGDGQKSLASSILFAHLRMGESQTLSGKRWVWGRQVYVSALRLEDGELLIVISNDSGKSAIADYAHRWGIETLFGMFKTRGFHLESTHFNQPERLSKLFTLMSLALCWAILIGEWLHEQIPLKIKKHGRRVKSIFRYGLDHLRMIFLDIDLKQNEFIRCLNFLSCT, from the coding sequence ATGAATCAGGTTAACTTACTTCGTGATAGTTTGAAAAAACATTTACCATGGCACGGTGCAAGACTAAATTTTCTAGCATTATTTTTGATGGCATTGATTCGTGTGCGAACCGTTGATTTAACAAGTCTTTCCTTAGCTTTTCGTACCTGTGCTAAACCAGAATCGAGCTATAAGAGACTTCAACGATTTTTTGCTAATTTTAACCTTGATTTGAGTCTAATTGCTAAAACCATAGTTTCCTTGATGAATATACCTCAACCATGGGTTTTAAGTATTGACCGAACACAATGGTGTTTTGGCTCTACTTGTTTTAATATTTTTGTTTTGGGTATTGTTCATAAGGGTGTTGCTTTTCCCATCACTTGGACAATGTTAGAAAAGAAAGGTAATTCTAACAGTTGTGAAAGAATGGATTTATTGGATCAATTCTGGGAGATTTTTCCCACAGCTCAAGTATCCTATATTTGTGGTGATAGAGAGTTTATCGGTAAGGAATGGTTGACTTATCTAATGATTGAACCTCAAATTCCTTTTCGTTTGAGGATTAAAGCAGATCATAAGATTGGTGATGGGCAAAAAAGTCTGGCCTCATCAATTCTTTTTGCTCATCTTCGAATGGGGGAATCTCAAACTCTTTCAGGTAAACGTTGGGTTTGGGGAAGACAAGTTTATGTGTCTGCTTTACGTTTAGAAGATGGGGAGTTACTAATTGTAATTAGCAATGACTCTGGGAAGAGTGCAATTGCTGATTACGCTCATCGATGGGGCATTGAAACACTATTCGGGATGTTTAAAACCAGAGGATTTCATTTAGAATCTACTCATTTTAATCAGCCAGAAAGACTAAGTAAATTGTTCACATTAATGAGTTTAGCTCTGTGTTGGGCAATTTTAATAGGAGAATGGTTACATGAACAGATACCATTAAAAATCAAAAAACATGGTCGGCGAGTAAAAAGTATTTTTCGTTATGGACTCGACCATCTAAGAATGATCTTTCTTGACATCGATCTAAAACAGAATGAATTTATAAGATGTTTAAATTTTTTGTCCTGTACTTAG
- a CDS encoding FAD-dependent oxidoreductase, translating to MANQQQTDIVIIGSGLGGLCCGAMLAKYGYNVIVCESHNLPGGAAHGFEYKGFKFDSGPSLYSGLSYSPSTNPLRQVFDIIGEDVEWKNYNNWGCWLPEGYFDVAVGADDFYKLLLNLRGEDAGRQWRRLQEVMKPLGKASTAIPPGAFRYDLGAIFTLAPYAVSMLPYVFSAGKLTGSFGKIMDEVVTDKFIRNWLDLLSFMLSGLPAHGTSAAEMAFMFAEWYRPDVVLDYPVGGSEAMVNALVRGMEKHGGQLWLSSHVQEIMVENNRAVGVVLRNGKTIRARKAVISNASIWDTIPLIGEGVLPKDFVQGVEKTPMNDSFMHLHLGIDGAGLPEDLPCHHMIVNDWHRGVTAEQNVVAVSIPSLLDASLAPEGKHSIHVYTPATEPYSLWAGLSRNSDEYNELKKVRSHVMWSALERFIPDIRERCEVTLIGTPLTHQRYLRRYRGTYGAAWNADEGLFPGSTTPINNLYCCGDSTFPGIGVPAVAASGMITANTLASVWQHLQVLNN from the coding sequence ATGGCAAATCAACAGCAAACGGATATTGTAATTATCGGTAGTGGTTTAGGGGGTTTATGTTGTGGGGCAATGTTAGCAAAGTATGGTTATAACGTCATTGTTTGTGAAAGTCATAACTTGCCGGGGGGCGCTGCCCATGGTTTTGAGTATAAGGGTTTTAAGTTTGATTCTGGGCCTTCTTTATATTCGGGATTGTCTTATTCCCCTTCGACTAATCCACTACGTCAGGTTTTCGACATCATTGGGGAAGATGTGGAGTGGAAAAATTATAACAATTGGGGCTGTTGGTTGCCCGAGGGTTATTTTGATGTGGCAGTGGGCGCTGATGATTTTTATAAATTGTTGCTGAATCTACGGGGGGAGGATGCAGGTAGGCAATGGCGTAGGTTACAGGAGGTAATGAAGCCTTTGGGCAAAGCATCTACGGCAATTCCGCCTGGGGCTTTTCGTTATGATTTGGGAGCTATTTTTACCCTCGCACCCTATGCGGTATCCATGCTTCCCTATGTGTTTTCGGCGGGGAAATTAACGGGCAGTTTTGGCAAAATTATGGATGAGGTGGTAACGGATAAGTTTATTCGTAACTGGTTAGATTTACTTTCTTTTATGTTGTCGGGTTTACCTGCCCATGGCACTTCGGCGGCGGAAATGGCTTTTATGTTTGCGGAGTGGTATCGCCCTGATGTGGTGTTGGATTATCCTGTGGGAGGTAGCGAGGCGATGGTTAATGCTTTGGTAAGGGGTATGGAAAAGCATGGGGGGCAGTTATGGTTATCTAGCCATGTGCAGGAGATTATGGTGGAAAATAATCGGGCTGTGGGGGTTGTGTTGCGTAACGGAAAAACTATTAGGGCAAGGAAGGCTGTGATTTCTAATGCTTCGATTTGGGATACTATCCCTTTAATCGGCGAGGGGGTATTGCCAAAGGATTTTGTGCAGGGGGTTGAAAAAACACCAATGAATGATAGTTTTATGCACTTACATCTGGGCATTGATGGGGCTGGTTTACCTGAGGATTTGCCTTGTCATCATATGATTGTTAATGATTGGCATCGGGGAGTTACTGCGGAGCAAAATGTGGTGGCGGTGTCGATTCCTTCTTTACTTGATGCTAGTTTGGCCCCTGAAGGTAAGCATTCTATTCATGTTTATACCCCTGCTACTGAGCCTTATTCCTTGTGGGCTGGGTTGAGTCGTAATAGTGATGAGTATAATGAGTTGAAAAAAGTGCGATCGCACGTTATGTGGTCAGCTTTAGAAAGATTTATCCCCGATATTAGGGAAAGATGCGAAGTAACTTTGATAGGCACACCCCTAACCCACCAACGATATTTAAGGCGTTATCGAGGCACCTATGGGGCGGCATGGAATGCCGATGAGGGTTTATTCCCCGGCTCTACTACTCCCATAAATAATTTATACTGTTGTGGTGACTCCACCTTCCCCGGCATAGGTGTACCTGCGGTGGCCGCCAGTGGCATGATTACTGCTAATACCCTCGCTTCTGTGTGGCAACATTTACAAGTGTTAAACAATTGA
- the aroE gene encoding shikimate dehydrogenase AroE, which produces MKITGKTKILGIIGNPIEHSLSPIIQNRAIALLNLDYIYVPFPVMKSDIKTALDGFRAVDIKGFNVTIPHKQAVIPFLSHITDTAKLIGAVNTVWQTPDGWHGTNTDIDGFIAPLKTLNRSWADITPIVLGNGGASRAVIVGCAQLGCKEIKVVGRNLDKLKEFQSSWDYELLQAKITIHPWDELTEILPQSDLIVNTTPLGMSPHTDKSPLNNEQISLLKLGAIVYDLIYTPRPTLLLQQAQKQGATIINGTEMLVQQGAVGFEIWTEKKAPVDVMRDALLNFLPQN; this is translated from the coding sequence ATGAAAATTACAGGTAAAACAAAAATTCTTGGTATTATCGGCAATCCCATCGAGCATTCCCTATCACCGATTATACAGAATCGGGCGATCGCCCTTTTAAACCTCGACTATATTTATGTGCCTTTCCCCGTCATGAAAAGTGATATAAAAACAGCCCTTGATGGATTTCGGGCAGTGGATATAAAAGGATTTAACGTGACAATTCCCCACAAACAAGCCGTTATACCTTTTTTAAGTCATATTACCGACACCGCCAAACTAATCGGCGCGGTGAATACCGTCTGGCAAACCCCTGATGGATGGCATGGCACAAATACGGATATTGATGGCTTTATCGCCCCCCTGAAAACTTTAAACCGCAGTTGGGCAGATATTACCCCCATCGTCTTGGGCAATGGTGGCGCTTCGAGAGCGGTAATTGTTGGTTGCGCCCAGTTGGGTTGTAAGGAAATTAAAGTTGTAGGGCGTAATTTAGATAAACTGAAGGAATTTCAAAGCAGTTGGGATTATGAACTTTTACAAGCAAAGATAACCATTCACCCATGGGATGAATTGACCGAAATTTTGCCCCAGAGTGATTTAATCGTTAATACCACTCCCCTTGGGATGTCTCCCCATACCGATAAATCTCCTCTAAATAATGAACAAATTTCTTTATTAAAACTAGGGGCGATCGTCTATGATTTGATCTATACCCCCCGTCCTACCCTTTTATTGCAACAAGCCCAAAAACAAGGGGCAACCATTATCAATGGTACGGAAATGTTAGTGCAACAGGGCGCCGTCGGCTTTGAAATTTGGACAGAAAAAAAAGCCCCTGTGGATGTGATGCGTGATGCCCTTCTCAATTTTTTGCCACAAAATTAA